A genomic stretch from Candidatus Acidiferrales bacterium includes:
- the purD gene encoding phosphoribosylamine--glycine ligase, with amino-acid sequence MKVLVVGSGGREHAIVDAIVRDKDVQVYCAPGNAGIAEQAEIVELKPNDVAGLFKFARDNKIDLTVVGSEQPLATGMVDAFQDRKKVIFGPRRLAARLETSKVFAKEFMKRWKIPTAMSKTFSSRDGEPLSTYLSKSKYPLVLKADGLAAGKGVSIVDSLKQAKEEVEKFFVKKIFGEAGERIVVEEFMFGVEASVFAVTDGTDYVVLPPAQDHKRIGDGDTGKNTGGMGSIAPTPFLDETTMRKVREDIIEKVIRGTSEEGFPYSGCLYCGLMLTKDGPKVVEFNARFGDPETQTVLQLIDSSFLDLLYFASTKRMRSYRLKTNGAASVCVIAASKGYPDEYEKGKSISGLEKHHAGIRVFHSGTTLAGGKYATNGGRVLGVTATDKGGKVSVAAQLAYARVREIHFDGMYFRHDIGRNAIEFEKREKINK; translated from the coding sequence ATGAAAGTTCTTGTCGTGGGAAGCGGAGGCCGTGAGCACGCAATCGTGGATGCAATAGTGCGTGACAAGGACGTGCAAGTTTATTGTGCTCCGGGAAATGCCGGGATAGCTGAGCAAGCAGAGATAGTTGAGTTGAAACCAAACGATGTTGCCGGATTGTTCAAATTTGCACGTGATAACAAAATTGATCTCACCGTTGTAGGTTCCGAACAGCCGCTTGCAACCGGAATGGTTGACGCCTTTCAGGATCGGAAGAAAGTCATTTTCGGCCCGCGGCGACTTGCTGCACGACTTGAGACAAGTAAAGTGTTCGCAAAGGAATTTATGAAGAGATGGAAAATTCCTACCGCGATGTCCAAGACGTTTTCGTCAAGAGACGGAGAACCACTTTCGACGTATCTTTCTAAAAGCAAATATCCGCTGGTATTGAAGGCTGACGGCCTGGCAGCGGGCAAAGGCGTTTCTATAGTGGATTCCCTCAAACAGGCGAAGGAAGAGGTCGAAAAATTCTTCGTGAAGAAGATTTTCGGCGAAGCTGGTGAAAGAATCGTCGTTGAAGAATTTATGTTTGGCGTCGAGGCTTCCGTGTTTGCAGTCACCGACGGTACAGATTATGTGGTGCTTCCCCCCGCACAGGATCACAAGCGAATCGGAGATGGCGATACCGGAAAAAATACCGGCGGCATGGGATCAATTGCTCCCACTCCCTTTCTGGATGAAACCACGATGCGAAAAGTAAGGGAGGACATAATTGAGAAGGTAATTCGAGGCACATCAGAAGAGGGTTTTCCTTACTCCGGGTGCCTGTATTGCGGCTTGATGTTGACAAAGGATGGTCCGAAAGTGGTTGAATTCAACGCCAGGTTTGGGGATCCTGAAACCCAGACGGTCCTTCAGCTGATTGACTCGTCTTTTCTCGATCTGTTGTATTTTGCTTCCACCAAAAGGATGCGATCTTATCGACTTAAAACCAACGGGGCGGCGTCTGTGTGTGTCATAGCAGCATCAAAGGGATATCCTGACGAATATGAAAAAGGGAAATCAATATCGGGTCTGGAAAAACATCATGCGGGTATCAGGGTTTTTCATTCCGGTACAACTTTAGCCGGCGGAAAATATGCGACTAACGGAGGAAGAGTGCTCGGAGTTACGGCAACAGACAAGGGAGGTAAAGTGTCCGTCGCTGCGCAACTAGCTTATGCTCGTGTGAGAGAAATTCATTTTGATGGAATGTACTTCAGGCATGATATCGGGCGGAACGCAATAGAATTTGAAAAAAGAGAGAAGATCAACAAATGA
- the galE gene encoding UDP-glucose 4-epimerase GalE, protein MKILVTGGAGYIGSICTEEILNARHQVTVYDNLSEGHRSAVDSRADFILGKPEEPGDVLNAVKSCRPDAIMHFAASALVSESMANPKKYFHNNVVNGIKLLDAAVECGVKKFVFSSTCATYGPPDRVPMTEDLPQHPINPYGESKLMFEKILKWYSGVYGLEFVAFRYFNAAGATEKYGEHHRYETHLIPNVLNVVLGKGPHCEIFGTDYPTPDGTCIRDYIHIIDLAQAHMLGLEPGKQGFYNLGNGDGYSVRQVIQTCEKVTGRKIPTVEKPRREGDPPRLVASAEKAIRGLGWNPKYTKLEDIVATSWSWHKNFPDGYPD, encoded by the coding sequence ATGAAGATTCTTGTTACGGGCGGCGCCGGATACATCGGGTCTATTTGCACGGAGGAGATACTGAATGCTCGACATCAGGTCACTGTTTACGATAATTTATCCGAAGGTCACAGGTCAGCTGTCGATTCACGGGCAGATTTTATTCTCGGCAAGCCTGAGGAGCCGGGCGACGTGCTCAACGCTGTCAAATCATGTCGGCCGGATGCCATCATGCACTTTGCTGCGAGTGCCCTTGTAAGCGAATCGATGGCGAATCCAAAGAAATATTTTCACAATAACGTGGTCAACGGTATCAAACTGTTAGATGCAGCAGTGGAATGCGGGGTGAAAAAATTTGTTTTCAGTTCAACTTGCGCCACCTATGGGCCACCGGATCGAGTACCGATGACTGAAGATCTGCCGCAGCATCCGATAAACCCGTACGGCGAATCGAAATTAATGTTTGAGAAAATCCTAAAATGGTACAGTGGAGTCTACGGGTTGGAGTTTGTGGCGTTCAGATATTTTAACGCCGCGGGTGCGACCGAAAAATACGGGGAACACCATAGGTATGAGACTCACCTTATACCGAATGTGCTAAATGTCGTTCTCGGCAAGGGACCGCATTGTGAAATCTTTGGTACCGACTATCCGACTCCCGATGGAACCTGCATTCGAGATTACATACATATCATCGATCTTGCACAAGCCCACATGCTCGGACTTGAACCGGGGAAACAGGGTTTCTATAATCTCGGGAATGGGGACGGCTACTCCGTGCGCCAAGTCATCCAGACATGCGAGAAGGTCACCGGCAGAAAGATTCCGACCGTCGAGAAACCGCGAAGGGAAGGTGATCCGCCCCGATTGGTCGCATCTGCTGAAAAGGCAATCCGCGGGCTCGGTTGGAATCCGAAATACACCAAGCTCGAAGACATCGTCGCGACATCATGGTCATGGCACAAAAACTTTCCAGACGGTTATCCGGACTGA
- the meaB gene encoding methylmalonyl Co-A mutase-associated GTPase MeaB — protein MAQKLSRRLSGLMIDDVFLQKLFSSDKRTVARAISIVEDQEDSALELLEKAHDRFGHAYRVGVTGPPGAGKSTIVSKLAKIINDKGKKVGIIAVDPTSPYTGGALLGDRIRMMELSSRDGIFIRSMATRGSLGGLSRTSQQAADVLDAAGYDYVFLETVGVGQSELDIVEAADTTVVILTPESGDSIQAMKAGLMEIADFFVINKADRPGTDQSVSAITTILQISSSQNKFENGWQPFVVKAIAYENKGIDEITKGIEKHSDYLRRTGRLSAKRKGRVRKSIIEMVDQDLHDRCWTSERLSELDEKLDLVTSRKMSPFQLAQIILRKTL, from the coding sequence ATGGCACAAAAACTTTCCAGACGGTTATCCGGACTGATGATCGACGATGTTTTTTTGCAGAAATTATTTTCTTCAGATAAACGGACCGTTGCTCGTGCGATTTCTATTGTAGAGGACCAAGAAGACTCAGCGTTAGAACTATTGGAGAAAGCACATGATAGATTTGGGCATGCCTATAGAGTTGGGGTTACCGGACCTCCCGGTGCGGGGAAAAGCACGATCGTAAGCAAGCTCGCGAAAATAATTAATGACAAAGGGAAAAAAGTCGGAATAATCGCCGTCGATCCGACAAGTCCTTACACCGGGGGAGCTTTGCTGGGAGATCGTATCAGAATGATGGAGCTAAGCTCGCGTGACGGAATTTTCATAAGGAGCATGGCAACGCGTGGCAGCCTTGGCGGACTGAGCAGGACCTCGCAGCAAGCCGCGGATGTTCTCGACGCGGCGGGATATGATTATGTATTCCTAGAAACCGTCGGCGTGGGACAGTCGGAGCTTGACATCGTGGAGGCAGCGGATACCACGGTGGTTATCCTCACCCCTGAATCGGGCGATTCCATTCAGGCGATGAAGGCCGGCTTGATGGAGATTGCTGACTTTTTCGTAATAAATAAAGCGGATAGACCGGGTACCGATCAGTCGGTCAGTGCCATTACCACCATCCTTCAAATTTCGTCTAGTCAAAATAAATTTGAGAACGGATGGCAGCCGTTTGTTGTTAAGGCTATTGCGTATGAGAACAAAGGCATCGACGAAATCACAAAGGGAATCGAGAAGCACAGTGATTATCTCCGAAGAACGGGTCGCCTTAGCGCAAAGCGAAAAGGGAGAGTGCGGAAATCGATCATTGAGATGGTAGACCAGGATCTTCATGACCGATGTTGGACGAGCGAACGTCTTTCGGAGCTGGATGAGAAGTTAGACCTCGTCACTTCACGCAAAATGTCGCCCTTCCAACTCGCGCAAATAATATTGAGGAAAACTCTCTAA
- a CDS encoding acyl-CoA dehydrogenase family protein, whose protein sequence is MDFKLAPENQQVRQLAREFAETEIKPVVMKYDETQEFPLGIIKKLGDLGFMGVTFPEEYGGAGLSYLGYCTVIEEIARVDPSVALSVAAHNGLCTSHIYNFGCEELKRKYLPDLTSGLKIGAWGLTEPTSGSDSGSLRMTARRDGDYFVLNGTKQFTTHGTVGDIAVVMALTDPSGGKKGISAFVVEKGTKGFYSGKKENKLGMRASDTSTMVFHDAAIPKENLIGLEGEGLKQALKVLDAGRIGIAALAVGVAQGAFDASVKYARERVQFGRPIGEFQAIQWKISEMATKIEAARLLTYKAAFLKDKGKSISLASATAKYYASEVAVKATDDAIQIHGGYGLIKDFPVEKFYRDVKLLTIGEGTSEVQKTVIARNIIKV, encoded by the coding sequence ATGGATTTCAAACTCGCGCCTGAAAACCAACAGGTGCGTCAACTGGCACGGGAATTCGCCGAAACGGAAATAAAGCCTGTGGTGATGAAGTACGATGAGACGCAGGAATTCCCTCTTGGGATTATCAAAAAGCTTGGCGATCTTGGCTTCATGGGGGTGACTTTCCCCGAAGAATACGGCGGAGCCGGACTCAGCTACCTCGGCTATTGCACCGTCATTGAAGAGATCGCGAGAGTCGATCCTTCCGTTGCCTTGTCCGTAGCGGCGCATAACGGACTCTGCACGAGTCATATTTACAATTTTGGGTGTGAAGAACTCAAAAGAAAATATTTACCGGATTTAACCTCTGGTCTAAAAATAGGTGCATGGGGATTAACTGAACCTACAAGCGGAAGCGATTCCGGTTCGCTGCGAATGACAGCCCGCAGGGACGGCGACTACTTCGTGCTTAATGGCACAAAGCAATTTACGACCCACGGAACGGTCGGCGACATCGCGGTGGTAATGGCTCTGACGGATCCATCGGGAGGTAAGAAGGGGATCAGCGCCTTTGTTGTAGAGAAAGGGACAAAGGGTTTCTATTCTGGGAAAAAAGAGAATAAGCTCGGAATGCGGGCCAGTGACACCTCGACAATGGTGTTCCATGATGCTGCAATTCCTAAAGAAAATCTCATAGGTCTCGAAGGAGAGGGGTTGAAACAGGCATTGAAAGTGCTGGATGCGGGACGAATCGGCATTGCCGCTCTAGCTGTCGGCGTTGCTCAGGGAGCATTTGACGCAAGTGTGAAATATGCCAGGGAGCGGGTTCAGTTCGGGAGACCGATCGGCGAGTTCCAGGCAATCCAATGGAAAATCTCCGAGATGGCGACGAAGATCGAGGCAGCAAGATTGCTGACGTATAAAGCCGCTTTTCTAAAGGACAAAGGCAAGAGCATCAGCCTTGCCTCTGCAACAGCAAAGTACTATGCGAGCGAAGTTGCGGTCAAAGCGACTGATGATGCCATTCAGATCCACGGAGGTTACGGTCTCATAAAGGACTTTCCGGTCGAGAAGTTCTATCGGGATGTCAAGCTCCTGACGATCGGAGAAGGGACGAGTGAAGTTCAAAAGACGGTAATTGCAAGGAATATAATAAAAGTATAG
- the apbC gene encoding iron-sulfur cluster carrier protein ApbC, which yields MTQNEILSVLKNIKDPDLHRDIVSLGFVKKVDITEKQIDIEIQLTTPACPVRDELKSQTVNEIRKLGFKGEVNVSMTSQVVTHANQIREQILPEVKNTIAVASGKGGVGKSTVAVNLAVALAKDGAKVGIVDADVYGPSLPLMLGVTDKPETERIDEKHFKIYPVEKFGIKLMSIGFLVDTETPMIWRGPMASGAVKQFLTDVIWQDLDYMIFDLPPGTGDVQLTLVQTIPLTGAVIVTTPQDVSLADVRRGVRMFQKVNVPILGVIENMSYYICSHCGHREEIFSNGGGKRTAANFGVPFLGEIPLYTPIRIGGDTGRPIILMEPESEQASMIQSVARQLAAQVSITNFSSGEKQKVEIEL from the coding sequence ATGACTCAAAATGAAATATTATCGGTACTCAAGAACATAAAAGACCCGGATCTTCACAGGGATATAGTTTCGTTGGGGTTTGTAAAAAAAGTTGACATTACGGAAAAACAAATTGACATAGAAATTCAGTTAACAACCCCGGCGTGTCCGGTGCGCGATGAATTGAAGTCGCAGACAGTCAATGAGATAAGAAAATTGGGATTCAAAGGGGAAGTGAATGTGTCTATGACAAGCCAGGTTGTTACCCATGCAAATCAGATCAGGGAACAGATACTTCCAGAAGTGAAGAACACGATCGCTGTCGCAAGTGGAAAAGGAGGAGTTGGGAAATCGACTGTTGCGGTGAACCTAGCGGTTGCGTTAGCCAAAGACGGAGCGAAAGTCGGAATTGTTGACGCGGACGTCTACGGTCCTTCTCTCCCGTTGATGCTCGGGGTGACTGATAAACCGGAAACCGAACGAATTGACGAAAAGCATTTTAAGATTTATCCGGTCGAGAAATTCGGGATTAAGTTGATGTCGATAGGATTCCTGGTCGATACAGAAACACCTATGATCTGGCGCGGTCCCATGGCAAGCGGTGCAGTGAAACAATTTCTTACCGATGTGATCTGGCAAGACCTGGATTATATGATCTTCGATTTGCCTCCGGGAACCGGCGACGTTCAGCTGACACTTGTGCAAACGATACCGCTGACCGGTGCGGTTATAGTGACGACGCCGCAGGATGTTTCTCTTGCCGACGTGCGGCGGGGCGTGCGAATGTTTCAAAAGGTAAATGTGCCGATCCTTGGAGTAATTGAGAATATGAGTTATTACATCTGTTCCCATTGCGGTCACAGGGAAGAGATCTTCAGTAACGGCGGCGGAAAAAGGACGGCCGCAAACTTCGGAGTTCCGTTTCTCGGAGAAATCCCGCTTTACACTCCAATCCGAATCGGTGGAGACACGGGCAGACCGATCATACTGATGGAACCGGAGTCCGAGCAGGCAAGCATGATACAATCGGTCGCGAGACAACTTGCCGCGCAGGTCAGCATAACTAATTTCTCCTCGGGAGAAAAGCAAAAAGTGGAAATAGAGCTGTAG
- a CDS encoding NifU family protein — protein sequence MGYQSDLVERIKSVLNEANGFLAIDNGSVEFVNLELDGILRVKFSGSCAICPLRPMTLRAGVERAVLLKVREVKRVELAVA from the coding sequence ATGGGTTACCAGTCGGACTTAGTGGAGCGGATCAAGAGTGTTTTGAACGAGGCGAACGGATTTTTAGCAATCGACAATGGAAGTGTTGAGTTTGTGAATTTGGAACTCGACGGGATTTTGCGAGTAAAATTCTCGGGGTCATGCGCTATATGTCCATTGCGGCCTATGACGTTGCGTGCCGGTGTTGAAAGAGCCGTGCTGCTGAAGGTAAGGGAAGTAAAAAGGGTCGAGCTTGCAGTAGCGTAA
- a CDS encoding ATP-binding cassette domain-containing protein → MINCRDVSFAYDEHLIFSDVNLSVEKGEFVYIVGETGCGKTTLMRLLYMDLSPASGIITVDAFTSKTIKRRKLHLLRRRLGVIFQDYKLLEDRSVFDNVTFVLHAVGYPAHDIKMQATKALNQVGLMHRKNSPISELSGGEQQRLSIARAIVKDPIAVLADEPTGNLDPVTTADILALLRKINLGGTTILLSTHNYEVIRKFPARTIVIRNYKCEELGTLSLHGFPLQTPGT, encoded by the coding sequence ATGATCAATTGCAGAGATGTCTCCTTCGCCTATGACGAACACCTCATTTTCTCGGATGTAAATCTTTCCGTCGAAAAAGGCGAGTTTGTTTACATCGTGGGCGAGACCGGATGCGGCAAGACAACATTGATGCGTTTGCTCTACATGGATCTTTCGCCTGCTTCAGGGATTATCACGGTGGACGCGTTCACTTCAAAGACTATCAAGAGGAGAAAACTTCACCTTCTCAGACGCCGGCTCGGCGTGATTTTTCAGGACTATAAACTTCTCGAAGATAGATCGGTATTCGATAATGTCACATTTGTCTTACACGCCGTCGGTTACCCTGCCCATGACATTAAAATGCAGGCGACGAAAGCTCTGAATCAAGTCGGGCTGATGCACAGGAAAAATTCACCGATCAGCGAACTTTCAGGCGGAGAACAGCAGAGACTCTCGATAGCTCGTGCAATTGTGAAGGATCCCATCGCAGTTCTGGCCGATGAGCCTACGGGGAATCTCGACCCGGTTACCACGGCGGATATTTTAGCTCTCTTGAGAAAAATCAACCTCGGAGGGACGACAATACTCTTGTCGACACATAATTATGAAGTCATAAGAAAATTTCCGGCAAGGACGATCGTAATCAGGAACTATAAATGCGAGGAGCTGGGGACTCTTTCACTTCACGGATTTCCGCTCCAAACCCCCGGGACGTAA
- a CDS encoding class I SAM-dependent methyltransferase: MLSSLRSQDLFDLDAETVPPYTESAIVYDHMMKDVDYRRWAKYLMQLAELTGVNTSRSNLNGKSLCELGTGTGNLALHLLKYGFEITGVDISAKMLDVARNKLTRQTRQRLNFINHDMVTHTSENQYDIIICVYDSINYIGERKDLEMFFKNAYFNLRPEGIFIFDASLEPNSTIDPELFTQRGRIKNVFYQRESAYDPKTNTHTTRIRTKRGAKVFEEIHKEYVYDIETLRQAAKNAGFNERFAAGDFTLLRVNGNSERVHFILAK, encoded by the coding sequence TTGTTATCCAGTCTGCGGAGCCAGGACCTTTTCGACCTCGATGCCGAGACAGTGCCGCCTTACACAGAGTCTGCAATAGTTTACGACCACATGATGAAGGATGTCGATTATAGAAGGTGGGCCAAGTATTTGATGCAGCTGGCGGAATTGACGGGCGTTAATACGAGTCGTTCGAACTTGAACGGCAAATCACTCTGCGAACTTGGCACCGGGACGGGCAATCTCGCACTTCATTTATTAAAATACGGCTTTGAGATAACAGGCGTCGACATTTCTGCAAAGATGCTCGATGTGGCGCGCAATAAACTGACGCGGCAAACCAGGCAAAGATTGAATTTCATCAACCATGACATGGTTACACACACGTCGGAAAATCAATACGATATAATCATATGTGTATACGACAGCATTAACTATATTGGAGAACGAAAAGACCTCGAAATGTTTTTCAAAAATGCTTATTTTAATCTGCGTCCGGAAGGAATTTTTATTTTCGATGCGAGTCTTGAACCAAATTCGACAATTGACCCCGAATTGTTCACTCAACGCGGAAGGATTAAGAATGTGTTTTACCAGAGGGAATCTGCCTACGACCCAAAGACAAACACCCATACGACGCGTATAAGAACCAAAAGGGGCGCGAAAGTTTTTGAGGAAATTCACAAAGAGTACGTATACGATATTGAAACACTCAGACAGGCCGCAAAGAATGCCGGGTTCAATGAGAGATTTGCCGCCGGCGATTTCACACTTCTCCGGGTGAATGGAAATTCAGAAAGAGTTCATTTCATTTTAGCAAAATGA
- the pdxA gene encoding 4-hydroxythreonine-4-phosphate dehydrogenase PdxA has protein sequence MSVVAITVGDYNGIGPEVALKAAASRTIRANCTPLLIGPFKAFEFYANKFSLRRKILKVDSLVDAIGRSEITIWDTCPGFGDKIKPGKLTKESGAWAGKAIEKGVELCTLHQADAIVTAPVSKEALRLAGYSYPGQTEMVTVLSKSKRSIMVMASGFARIALATIHVPVSEISHTLSEEIIRERLDIFNESIKQDFGIKAPRIAVLGLNPHAGENGLIGKEENEIIIPAIEEARSAKINAVGPFPADAFFGTYREGQYDGILAMYHDQGLIPLKMKSFSTGVNFTAGINIVRTSPDHGTAFDIAGKGIANPSSTIEAIKLALEISKNRKSAKD, from the coding sequence ATGAGCGTCGTAGCAATAACCGTCGGAGATTATAACGGGATTGGACCCGAAGTCGCCCTGAAAGCTGCCGCAAGCAGAACGATCCGAGCAAACTGCACGCCGCTGCTCATCGGACCATTCAAGGCGTTTGAATTTTATGCGAACAAATTTTCTCTGCGGCGAAAAATTCTGAAAGTCGATTCCCTTGTCGATGCAATAGGAAGAAGCGAGATAACAATCTGGGATACCTGCCCCGGCTTCGGCGACAAGATTAAACCAGGGAAACTCACGAAGGAAAGCGGAGCATGGGCGGGAAAGGCGATTGAAAAAGGGGTAGAGCTCTGCACGCTGCATCAGGCCGATGCTATCGTTACTGCTCCGGTATCCAAGGAAGCGCTTAGACTCGCCGGCTATAGTTATCCCGGACAGACTGAGATGGTAACGGTCCTCTCCAAATCGAAACGTTCCATCATGGTGATGGCATCCGGATTCGCGAGAATTGCTCTCGCCACCATCCACGTTCCAGTCTCAGAAATCTCTCACACACTGTCAGAAGAAATCATACGTGAAAGACTGGACATATTCAACGAGTCGATCAAACAAGACTTCGGGATTAAGGCACCCAGAATTGCTGTTCTGGGCTTGAATCCTCACGCCGGTGAAAACGGCCTGATCGGAAAGGAAGAGAATGAAATTATTATACCCGCAATCGAAGAAGCACGATCTGCGAAGATCAACGCCGTTGGACCTTTCCCGGCCGATGCATTCTTCGGAACTTACCGGGAAGGACAGTACGATGGAATATTGGCGATGTATCATGATCAAGGACTGATCCCGCTTAAGATGAAATCATTCAGCACGGGTGTAAATTTCACGGCCGGGATTAACATAGTCAGGACTTCCCCGGACCACGGAACAGCATTCGACATCGCGGGAAAAGGAATTGCTAACCCGTCCAGCACGATAGAAGCAATCAAACTCGCATTGGAAATTTCAAAAAATAGAAAATCAGCAAAGGATTAA
- a CDS encoding GWxTD domain-containing protein, with translation MTIFGMMDKSIHKFFLLFPLVAAVFVPIGFVWTQPLTQKENFHVASWVLASSKDSVTVSFGYAIPYNRLIFTRTNYTPEGSAGLERFEADLSFSIDATDSATAVNHHKLSERTVAAKDFATTQDSKRLAENIITMTLPKSVYRVSAEVRDDNQQMTYIAHTETRNLNVTNPLNILSITFADSLDRNAFYPNFTDNTAVFPRPITFAVIMSDTTAQVIHLSLETVLGTDIISDSLSPRKGRLIPVDSDGTFSLRVDADRGHSLYSGKFEIDSLVEGSYCLEANLNGKTDKTYFNYSWVDKPFTLKDPKTAISLLKYIVSDSVFSYLNSGNDKEKKEKFDQYWKSHSPTPKAAYNELEAEFYERADYAFEHFRTVSIDDGTATDRGKAYILFGKPTNVEREFRRDGTYEIWYYPNHGKSLVFKELNPGNFILYQTKNL, from the coding sequence ATGACCATTTTCGGTATGATGGATAAATCCATTCATAAGTTTTTTTTGCTCTTCCCACTCGTGGCAGCTGTGTTTGTCCCGATTGGTTTCGTTTGGACCCAGCCGCTTACCCAGAAGGAAAATTTCCATGTAGCTTCCTGGGTGCTTGCCTCCTCCAAAGACAGTGTGACCGTCTCCTTTGGTTATGCAATCCCATACAATAGACTTATTTTTACCAGGACAAATTATACTCCTGAAGGCTCGGCGGGACTCGAAAGATTTGAAGCTGACTTGTCATTTTCAATCGATGCGACTGATTCCGCAACGGCAGTAAATCATCATAAGCTGAGCGAACGCACTGTCGCGGCGAAGGATTTTGCGACCACTCAGGATTCAAAACGTCTGGCTGAAAATATCATCACAATGACACTGCCGAAATCAGTATATAGAGTATCGGCTGAGGTCAGGGACGACAATCAACAAATGACTTATATTGCTCACACGGAGACAAGAAATCTCAATGTGACGAATCCTTTAAATATATTGTCGATAACTTTCGCGGATTCGTTGGATAGGAACGCTTTCTACCCGAATTTCACGGATAATACGGCAGTTTTCCCTCGCCCAATCACCTTTGCCGTTATTATGTCCGATACCACGGCGCAAGTTATACACTTGAGCCTCGAGACAGTTTTAGGAACCGATATAATATCAGATTCCTTATCACCGCGGAAAGGTAGACTGATCCCAGTAGACTCAGACGGAACGTTTTCGCTACGAGTAGATGCAGATCGGGGTCACTCGTTGTACTCAGGAAAATTCGAGATCGATTCCCTCGTAGAAGGAAGTTACTGCCTCGAAGCGAACCTGAACGGAAAGACGGATAAGACATATTTCAATTACTCGTGGGTTGACAAACCATTCACACTAAAGGACCCCAAGACTGCTATTTCACTGCTGAAATACATTGTGTCCGATTCTGTATTTTCATACTTAAATTCGGGAAACGATAAAGAAAAGAAAGAAAAATTCGATCAATACTGGAAGTCCCACAGTCCGACCCCCAAGGCCGCATATAACGAGCTCGAGGCGGAGTTTTACGAGAGAGCCGACTATGCATTTGAACATTTTAGAACAGTATCGATAGATGATGGAACGGCGACAGACCGCGGGAAAGCATATATATTATTTGGCAAACCGACAAATGTTGAACGAGAATTTCGCAGAGATGGGACGTATGAGATATGGTACTACCCTAATCACGGGAAAAGTCTAGTGTTCAAAGAATTGAATCCTGGTAATTTTATTCTTTACCAGACTAAAAATTTATGA
- the bshB1 gene encoding bacillithiol biosynthesis deacetylase BshB1 → MKLYALAFGAHPDDVEMSCGGTLSMLNRNGKPFGIIDLTRGEMGTRGNAAIRANEAKEAAKILGADTRINLGIPDSDIELSRKNLLKIIELLRRHQPEIVFAPFKEERHPDHVHTHQLVSEAVFYSGLVKLRTGKLSPHRPRRAFYYMQHRAFRPMIYVDISNDYETKVAAIKAHKSQFFNPSSKDPETALSTPEFLEYLFGRMRYHGRQAGVRYAEPFWTTEPLTVSNFDCLV, encoded by the coding sequence ATGAAACTATACGCACTCGCCTTCGGTGCTCATCCCGATGATGTCGAAATGAGCTGTGGAGGAACGTTGTCTATGTTGAACAGAAACGGAAAACCGTTCGGCATCATCGACCTGACCCGCGGTGAAATGGGGACGCGGGGCAATGCGGCAATAAGAGCAAACGAGGCAAAAGAAGCCGCAAAAATCCTCGGTGCAGACACAAGGATAAATCTTGGAATCCCAGACTCGGATATTGAACTCTCAAGAAAAAACCTCTTGAAGATCATCGAATTGTTAAGAAGGCACCAACCGGAGATTGTTTTCGCGCCGTTCAAAGAGGAACGCCATCCTGACCATGTACACACCCATCAGCTTGTAAGCGAAGCCGTCTTTTATTCCGGCCTCGTGAAATTGAGAACTGGAAAACTTTCTCCCCACAGACCCAGGCGAGCCTTTTACTACATGCAGCATCGAGCCTTTCGACCGATGATTTATGTCGATATTTCAAACGATTACGAAACCAAGGTGGCAGCGATCAAGGCGCATAAGTCACAATTTTTCAACCCTTCAAGCAAAGACCCTGAAACGGCACTTTCCACACCGGAGTTTCTCGAGTACCTTTTTGGTCGGATGAGATATCATGGCCGGCAGGCGGGCGTCAGGTACGCGGAACCCTTCTGGACAACGGAGCCGTTGACCGTGTCCAATTTTGATTGCCTGGTGTAG